One genomic window of Pseudanabaenaceae cyanobacterium SKYG29 includes the following:
- a CDS encoding serine/threonine protein kinase, whose protein sequence is MSKVLDNRYKLLKVLGKGGFGRTYLARDQRRPGAPLCVVKQLKPASNDPEFIREARRLFAAEAETLERLGKHDQIPQLLAYFEEDNDFFLVQEYIDGTPLNKDLEAPLPSEGEEITAADIVLSAQAQPRGRQLSETEVIKILKDILNVLEFVHAENVIHRDIKPENLIRRHSDNKLVLIDFGAVRAMTDENAKLEVVDGQSRFTVTIGTPGYMPSEQCAGRPNYTSDIYAAGMVAIRALTGIDPQDLPTDPETGEVVWRDKAKVSNGLAMVLSRMVRYRFTERYQSVKEVQQALNAFLIAPDTKPVITGRSRATTARPKTTITKAQVQSSAGAGLLIIGLLCIVAAIGFLVLGRTSTQKEVLVIKEDKPQPAPEPVKKTANPSATSEVQIIENSVNLVDDQETQLQGNILKGQVVHYKFTAKPEQRFKLKAMGDGIVVNLLAPGAALLKSNISTYDDLLTRGGEYIVEIKPTLNQSSYSLQLLLAAPPAEVERVIQVR, encoded by the coding sequence ATGAGCAAGGTTTTGGACAATCGCTACAAACTGTTAAAAGTCCTGGGCAAGGGGGGGTTTGGGCGCACCTATCTGGCACGGGATCAGCGGCGACCGGGGGCACCTTTGTGTGTAGTCAAGCAACTGAAACCAGCTAGTAATGACCCAGAGTTTATTCGAGAGGCACGGCGGCTGTTTGCGGCAGAGGCGGAAACCCTAGAAAGGCTGGGTAAGCACGACCAGATTCCCCAGCTACTGGCTTATTTTGAGGAAGACAACGATTTTTTCCTAGTACAGGAGTACATTGATGGTACGCCCCTTAACAAAGACTTAGAAGCGCCTTTGCCCTCCGAGGGAGAGGAGATCACTGCTGCGGATATTGTTCTATCTGCACAGGCCCAGCCCAGAGGTAGGCAACTGTCAGAGACAGAAGTGATCAAGATTTTGAAGGATATTTTGAATGTATTGGAGTTTGTCCATGCGGAAAATGTCATTCACCGCGATATTAAACCAGAGAATTTGATCCGCCGCCACAGTGATAACAAACTCGTCTTGATTGACTTTGGGGCAGTGCGGGCAATGACGGATGAAAATGCCAAGCTAGAAGTGGTGGATGGACAGTCTCGCTTTACCGTCACGATCGGTACCCCTGGTTATATGCCCAGCGAACAGTGTGCTGGTCGCCCCAATTACACCAGTGACATCTATGCCGCTGGCATGGTAGCCATTCGTGCCTTAACGGGGATTGACCCCCAGGATTTGCCCACTGACCCTGAAACAGGGGAAGTTGTTTGGCGGGATAAAGCCAAGGTAAGTAATGGTTTGGCAATGGTTTTAAGCCGCATGGTGCGCTATCGCTTTACTGAGCGTTATCAATCCGTGAAAGAAGTGCAACAGGCTCTCAATGCCTTTTTAATTGCTCCTGATACCAAACCTGTCATCACTGGTCGTAGTCGCGCTACTACAGCCAGACCGAAAACAACAATTACCAAAGCCCAGGTGCAATCCAGTGCAGGGGCAGGTTTATTGATCATTGGTTTACTGTGCATAGTGGCAGCGATCGGTTTTTTGGTTTTAGGTAGGACTTCTACGCAAAAGGAGGTTTTGGTGATCAAGGAGGACAAACCCCAGCCTGCCCCAGAACCAGTGAAAAAGACAGCCAATCCGTCAGCAACGTCTGAGGTGCAAATTATCGAAAACAGTGTCAATCTAGTAGATGATCAAGAGACACAATTGCAAGGTAATATTTTGAAGGGGCAGGTAGTGCACTACAAATTTACTGCCAAGCCTGAACAACGGTTTAAGTTAAAAGCAATGGGTGATGGCATAGTTGTCAATCTCCTAGCACCTGGGGCAGCTCTCCTAAAGAGCAATATCAGCACCTACGACGATCTGTTGACGAGGGGGGGAGAATATATTGTGGAAATCAAACCCACACTGAATCAAAGTAGCTACTCCCTGCAGTTATTATTGGCTGCTCCCCCTGCAGAAGTGGAAAGGGTGATTCAGGTGCGCTAG
- a CDS encoding SulP family inorganic anion transporter: MAITNLIKFDNLRNDILGGVTTAIVSVPLALTFGMAALQSPIAGLYGAICVGFFAALFGGTPTLISEPTGPMTVVMTSVVAGLTASAPDRETGIAMAFTVVMLAGLFQVVFGFFKLGKYITLMPYSVVSGFMSGIGVILIILQIPAILGQAAPKGGVIGVIKNLPNLLTGINTPDLILGGLTLAIIFLIPSKWKRYCPPQLLALVLGTIVSVIAFNGTDIRRIGVIPVGLPEFRFPVFTPEQATQIFVDGLVLGMLGCIDTLLTAVIADSLTRTQHDSDKELIGQGIGNIVSGFCGGLPGAGATMGTVVNIQTGAKTAVSGICRALVLLVIVLGAAPLMQNIPMAVLAGIAVKVGIDILDWSFLKRAHIVSLRGALIMYGVLALTVLVDLIVAVGVGVFIANILTIEKLSNLQSQEVRTITDSDDDMPLSALEKELLNQAKGKVLLFYLSGPMIFGVAKAIAREHNAMQKVDTIIIDLGDVPMLGVTASLAIENVIKEAVEEGRNVFLAGAKGATKIRLQRLGVLDLIPPENQVADRRIALETVVAGLRTADVAV; this comes from the coding sequence ATGGCAATCACAAACTTGATTAAATTCGACAACTTGCGGAACGACATCCTGGGGGGGGTGACCACAGCGATCGTCTCGGTTCCCCTGGCTCTCACCTTTGGCATGGCAGCTTTGCAAAGTCCGATTGCGGGATTATACGGGGCAATCTGTGTAGGTTTTTTTGCTGCCCTCTTTGGCGGTACTCCTACCCTGATCTCCGAGCCAACAGGACCCATGACCGTAGTCATGACCTCAGTGGTAGCAGGCTTGACAGCCAGTGCTCCCGATCGAGAGACCGGCATAGCTATGGCATTTACTGTGGTAATGTTGGCAGGTCTATTCCAGGTGGTGTTTGGCTTTTTCAAGTTAGGTAAATACATTACCCTGATGCCCTACAGTGTGGTTTCTGGGTTCATGTCGGGGATTGGTGTGATTTTAATTATCTTGCAAATCCCTGCGATTTTGGGACAAGCGGCACCCAAGGGGGGCGTAATTGGAGTCATTAAAAACCTACCAAATTTGTTGACAGGGATTAACACTCCCGATTTAATTCTAGGGGGGCTGACCCTTGCTATTATTTTTCTCATTCCTTCTAAGTGGAAGCGCTATTGCCCACCCCAATTGTTAGCACTAGTTCTTGGTACGATCGTGTCGGTTATTGCTTTTAATGGCACTGATATACGTAGAATTGGTGTAATTCCTGTTGGTCTACCAGAATTTCGTTTCCCTGTATTTACTCCGGAGCAAGCAACACAAATTTTTGTCGATGGTCTCGTCCTGGGTATGCTGGGGTGTATTGACACACTTTTGACAGCAGTGATTGCTGATAGTTTAACTCGCACTCAGCATGACTCTGACAAAGAACTAATCGGCCAGGGGATAGGCAATATTGTCTCTGGATTTTGTGGCGGCTTGCCAGGGGCAGGGGCCACAATGGGGACAGTAGTTAACATTCAAACTGGTGCAAAAACAGCAGTCTCTGGAATTTGTCGCGCCCTTGTTCTGCTGGTGATTGTTTTAGGGGCTGCCCCACTTATGCAGAATATCCCTATGGCCGTGTTAGCCGGCATCGCTGTCAAGGTAGGTATTGATATTCTAGACTGGAGTTTCCTGAAGCGGGCCCATATAGTTTCTCTACGGGGTGCTTTGATCATGTACGGAGTACTGGCATTAACTGTCCTAGTAGATTTGATTGTGGCAGTGGGGGTTGGGGTATTTATTGCCAACATTCTGACCATTGAGAAACTTTCTAATCTCCAATCCCAGGAAGTGAGGACAATCACTGATTCAGATGATGACATGCCCCTCAGTGCCCTAGAAAAAGAATTACTCAATCAGGCCAAGGGCAAGGTATTATTATTTTACTTAAGCGGTCCCATGATTTTTGGGGTAGCCAAGGCAATTGCCCGAGAACACAACGCTATGCAGAAGGTCGATACTATTATTATTGACTTAGGGGATGTACCTATGCTTGGAGTAACTGCCTCTTTGGCAATTGAAAACGTTATCAAAGAAGCCGTAGAGGAGGGCAGGAATGTGTTTCTAGCTGGGGCAAAAGGAGCGACAAAAATTCGTCTCCAACGTCTAGGAGTTTTGGATTTAATTCCCCCTGAAAATCAAGTAGCTGACCGCAGAATTGCCTTAGAAACTGTGGTGGCGGGGCTGAGAACTGCTGATGTTGCTGTTTAG
- a CDS encoding cation:proton antiporter — MRALTVIFIFLPFLLGFIAYLLPRTDRFLATTASLLSIVCGGIILVTRQEFSLVLMGNFGVSLTVDNLSGYFILTNGLVTLAVVIYAWLKSKSPYFYTQLTILHGSVNSVFCCADFITLYVSLEVIAIATSLLISYPRTNRSIWIGLRYLLVSNTVMLFYLVGVVLVFQAQGSFAFTALDNASPEATSLILLGLLTKGGIFLSGMWLPLTHAESESPVSATLSGIVVKTGIFPIIRCAQMVEELTPIVEIFSTATATLGVVLGIFCTDIKRIFAFSTISQLGYILAGNATAGFYALAHGLAKAGLFLTSSTLPSRQVGSISGIPFSSWLVLVVCSLSIMGVPGLVGFSAKDLVLTSLPPWQSLWLNICSIGTSIILSPVLLLPLQGKKLEMENSPGIFLSAILVMGSFLYLNSYRWDKISQTLILVGLGAGIYYLILRRLKWNYFSPLEKLDNLLSLVTIVAILIFSLIAYELP, encoded by the coding sequence GTGAGAGCTTTGACGGTTATCTTCATCTTCCTACCCTTTTTATTAGGTTTTATCGCTTACCTATTGCCGAGAACCGATCGGTTTTTAGCAACTACTGCTAGTCTCCTGTCCATTGTTTGTGGTGGCATTATTTTAGTTACTCGTCAGGAATTTAGCTTAGTTTTGATGGGTAACTTTGGTGTTAGTCTAACTGTGGACAATCTCAGTGGCTATTTCATACTAACCAATGGCTTGGTAACTTTAGCAGTAGTGATTTATGCCTGGCTGAAATCTAAAAGTCCCTATTTCTACACTCAACTAACTATCTTGCATGGCAGTGTCAATTCTGTATTTTGCTGTGCTGATTTTATTACTCTGTACGTATCCCTGGAAGTAATAGCTATAGCTACATCCTTATTGATTTCCTATCCTCGCACTAACCGATCGATATGGATCGGTCTACGCTATCTCCTCGTGAGCAATACTGTAATGTTATTTTATTTGGTGGGGGTGGTATTAGTATTTCAAGCGCAGGGTTCCTTTGCCTTCACAGCTTTAGATAATGCCTCCCCCGAAGCCACATCCTTAATTTTACTAGGATTACTAACCAAGGGAGGGATATTTCTCTCAGGTATGTGGTTACCTTTAACCCATGCAGAGTCCGAAAGTCCTGTGTCGGCAACTCTATCAGGTATCGTGGTAAAAACAGGCATTTTCCCCATTATTCGTTGTGCCCAGATGGTAGAAGAGTTGACTCCGATCGTGGAAATTTTTAGCACAGCTACTGCTACTCTTGGCGTGGTTTTAGGGATATTTTGTACAGACATCAAACGGATATTTGCTTTTAGCACTATTTCCCAACTGGGTTATATTCTCGCTGGTAATGCAACTGCTGGTTTCTATGCCCTAGCCCACGGGTTAGCCAAGGCAGGCTTGTTTTTAACTAGCAGTACTTTACCGTCGCGGCAAGTAGGTAGTATATCTGGGATACCTTTCTCAAGTTGGTTGGTATTAGTTGTATGCAGCCTCTCAATTATGGGTGTACCTGGGTTAGTGGGATTTAGCGCCAAGGATTTAGTTTTGACTAGTCTGCCTCCCTGGCAAAGCTTGTGGTTAAACATCTGCAGCATCGGTACGTCTATTATTTTATCTCCCGTACTATTGCTTCCCCTGCAGGGCAAAAAGTTAGAGATGGAAAATAGTCCGGGTATATTTCTAAGTGCCATTCTAGTAATGGGTAGTTTCCTATATCTGAACAGTTATAGATGGGATAAAATAAGCCAAACTTTGATTCTAGTTGGATTGGGTGCAGGGATTTATTATCTGATACTGCGTAGGCTCAAGTGGAACTATTTCTCCCCCCTAGAAAAGCTGGACAATTTACTAAGTCTAGTAACTATTGTCGCAATTTTGATCTTTAGCTTGATTGCCTATGAACTACCTTAA
- a CDS encoding DUF3318 domain-containing protein: MDSVTHPSSEISRLLDLLPASWRMHTIVAQRPDQAQVITSTPILPWRRDTQIKINFRYWFNLPVNERDLLFLAEVSWRQQTQYFQWGTYQLVSLFALAGTIWETIEGDIPGLAVGVLLIAIAWKQIDRQSKSAKTFLESDNEAIRVAQRRGYTDVVAARSLLEGIQNAAKLEGRQIPSFTELIRCQNLRSLAGISKITVPSEVE, translated from the coding sequence ATGGATTCCGTTACACACCCCAGTAGTGAAATTAGCCGTTTGTTAGATTTGCTACCTGCTTCCTGGCGGATGCACACGATCGTGGCGCAGCGGCCTGACCAAGCCCAGGTGATTACTAGCACACCGATTTTACCCTGGCGGCGAGATACGCAAATTAAAATCAACTTTCGTTACTGGTTTAATCTACCTGTAAATGAGCGGGATTTGTTATTCTTAGCTGAAGTGTCCTGGCGGCAACAGACCCAATACTTCCAGTGGGGAACATATCAATTGGTAAGTTTATTTGCCCTAGCAGGCACAATTTGGGAGACAATTGAGGGGGATATTCCTGGTTTAGCAGTAGGAGTTTTATTAATAGCAATTGCCTGGAAACAAATCGATCGGCAGAGTAAGAGTGCCAAAACTTTTTTGGAGTCGGATAATGAGGCAATTCGAGTGGCGCAGCGACGGGGTTACACAGATGTGGTAGCAGCTAGGAGTTTATTGGAGGGTATCCAAAATGCGGCTAAGTTGGAAGGAAGACAAATTCCTTCTTTTACGGAGTTAATACGCTGCCAAAATTTGCGTTCATTAGCAGGCATTTCCAAAATCACTGTTCCTTCTGAGGTGGAGTAA
- a CDS encoding class I SAM-dependent methyltransferase yields the protein MSWNEGYVSEVEYTFGFYRELSPIWIDFATLLRGIKHSYNPDDFTYCELACGQGLTTTILAACYPQGKFYATDYNPQHIVTARSLAEGAGLTNVTFYDDSFKEFLHRDLPQFDFICLHGIYSWISVENRRAIVNFIKEKLKPGGAVYVSYNCMPGWGAAAPMQYLLRWQGRRATGDILQKMNSALDLVSKMIEANAPYFVQNPILKTRYERYAKQDRLYLIHEYFNEHWQALYFEQVAAEMNDAKLSFVGSASILEQIDNITIAPNLMPLYNEVTNPVEKEQMKDFLTNAQFRRDLFYRGVGKLLGGQHLQQLHKQRFTLIVSLEEVKYEHTFTAGQAKLQEQIYQPIVQVLKDNILTFGELQSHSSLTGITPQNLFQAIVIFTGLGYFHPVLPLEGYKKRKAITDKFNRFVIEQSPYSAQLSFLASPTLGTGVQVNRVEQMFLLAMANQKSPVDFAWQILASQNQKMIVEGKTLETPEENITHLKKAWEQFTSNRLPLLQRLGVV from the coding sequence ATGAGCTGGAACGAGGGTTATGTATCAGAGGTTGAATACACCTTTGGCTTCTACCGAGAGCTAAGCCCGATTTGGATTGACTTTGCCACCCTGTTGCGGGGCATAAAGCATAGCTACAATCCCGATGACTTTACCTACTGTGAGTTAGCCTGTGGGCAGGGATTGACGACTACGATTCTAGCTGCCTGCTACCCCCAAGGCAAATTTTATGCCACTGACTATAACCCTCAACATATTGTTACGGCTAGAAGTTTAGCGGAAGGGGCAGGGTTAACCAATGTCACTTTCTACGATGACAGCTTTAAGGAATTTTTGCACAGAGATTTGCCCCAATTTGATTTTATCTGCCTACATGGCATCTACAGCTGGATTAGTGTCGAAAATAGAAGAGCCATCGTTAATTTCATCAAGGAAAAACTCAAACCTGGTGGTGCTGTTTATGTATCTTACAACTGTATGCCTGGTTGGGGAGCAGCAGCGCCTATGCAATATCTTTTGCGCTGGCAAGGCAGACGAGCGACAGGGGACATTTTGCAGAAGATGAACAGTGCCCTCGATCTAGTGAGCAAGATGATTGAAGCCAATGCTCCCTACTTTGTGCAAAACCCTATTCTCAAAACCAGGTACGAGCGTTATGCAAAACAAGACCGTTTGTATCTCATTCATGAATACTTTAATGAGCATTGGCAAGCCTTGTATTTTGAGCAGGTGGCGGCGGAAATGAATGATGCCAAACTCAGCTTTGTTGGCTCTGCTAGTATTTTGGAGCAAATTGACAACATTACGATCGCTCCTAACCTGATGCCCCTCTACAATGAAGTGACTAATCCTGTGGAAAAGGAACAGATGAAAGACTTTCTTACCAATGCTCAATTTCGGCGGGATTTATTCTATCGTGGTGTCGGTAAACTGTTGGGCGGTCAACATCTACAGCAGCTGCACAAGCAGCGCTTCACTCTTATTGTCAGTCTGGAAGAAGTCAAATATGAACACACTTTTACAGCGGGTCAGGCTAAATTACAAGAGCAAATCTATCAACCGATCGTGCAAGTACTCAAAGACAACATACTTACCTTTGGTGAACTACAAAGCCACAGTAGCTTGACGGGTATAACCCCCCAAAACCTTTTTCAGGCAATTGTTATCTTCACAGGATTGGGCTATTTCCACCCGGTCCTACCCCTGGAAGGATATAAGAAACGCAAAGCTATAACCGACAAGTTTAATCGGTTTGTGATTGAACAATCCCCCTATTCTGCCCAGCTATCCTTCCTTGCTTCACCTACACTGGGAACTGGTGTACAAGTCAATCGTGTGGAACAAATGTTCCTGTTAGCCATGGCTAACCAAAAAAGCCCCGTTGACTTTGCTTGGCAAATCCTCGCTAGTCAAAACCAAAAGATGATCGTGGAAGGCAAGACCCTAGAGACTCCTGAAGAAAACATCACCCACTTGAAAAAAGCTTGGGAGCAATTCACTAGCAACCGCCTACCTCTATTACAACGCCTGGGGGTAGTTTAG
- a CDS encoding TetR/AcrR family transcriptional regulator: MKLSHTVGMEIDTRSRILQSAQKLFAEQGFEGTTTKDLANHAGVAEGTLFRYFSNKKAILVEVATQGWIKMLTDLLTELSEMGSYKAISQMMLRRMTHLKENHDLMKVCFMEAQFHPDLRDKIQSEVIAKMTEIAEIYFTEAIAKGVYRASLDPKVIARVFVGMFAVAGFSNETMTTDPLELRLMAEGIADIFLNGVLVQRTCDR, translated from the coding sequence ATGAAATTGTCTCACACTGTTGGCATGGAAATCGATACTAGGTCGCGCATCTTGCAATCAGCACAGAAGCTGTTTGCGGAACAGGGATTTGAGGGCACTACGACTAAAGACCTTGCCAATCATGCAGGGGTAGCAGAGGGAACTCTGTTTCGCTACTTCAGTAACAAGAAGGCAATTTTGGTAGAAGTGGCAACCCAGGGCTGGATTAAGATGCTCACCGACTTATTGACAGAATTAAGCGAAATGGGTAGCTACAAAGCTATTTCCCAAATGATGTTACGGCGGATGACCCACCTGAAGGAAAATCACGACCTGATGAAGGTTTGCTTTATGGAAGCCCAGTTCCACCCAGATTTGCGGGACAAGATTCAATCCGAGGTAATCGCCAAAATGACGGAAATTGCTGAAATCTATTTCACCGAAGCAATTGCTAAGGGCGTTTACCGCGCCTCTCTCGACCCCAAGGTAATTGCCCGCGTGTTTGTAGGTATGTTTGCTGTGGCAGGGTTTAGCAACGAAACTATGACAACCGACCCCCTAGAACTACGCCTGATGGCGGAAGGGATTGCTGACATCTTTCTCAACGGGGTTTTGGTGCAACGCACCTGCGACAGGTAA
- a CDS encoding monovalent cation/H(+) antiporter subunit G, whose product MKEIISYSLISLGLIFWLWGTLPLLGKRSVLFKLHSLSVSDTLGSMAITVGLLVHFPADWSLLFLALISLAIWNTILGYVLAFCSRGGQRDG is encoded by the coding sequence ATGAAAGAAATTATTAGTTATAGCTTGATCTCTCTAGGCTTGATATTTTGGTTGTGGGGCACCCTGCCCTTACTGGGAAAACGATCGGTGCTATTTAAGCTCCACAGTCTGTCTGTTTCTGATACCTTGGGTTCTATGGCTATCACTGTCGGCTTGCTCGTGCACTTTCCGGCAGATTGGTCATTGCTATTTTTGGCATTAATTTCCCTAGCAATTTGGAACACAATTTTAGGCTATGTGTTAGCTTTTTGTTCCCGCGGAGGGCAGAGAGATGGATGA
- a CDS encoding cation:proton antiporter, with translation MNYLNLLLRLLIWFLLTADLSIANIIIGLVIVLVLPNRRGRATVGEWLLAIWNIIVSIPRAYFEAIEMIIFPHQQEQVTLERVRVNRIPALIFLEIFVITFTPKTIVLNYREDGYYEVHRVKRQ, from the coding sequence ATGAACTACCTTAACCTCCTACTTAGATTGTTAATTTGGTTTCTACTTACTGCTGATTTGAGTATAGCTAACATTATTATTGGTTTAGTAATTGTGTTAGTCTTGCCTAATAGAAGGGGAAGGGCAACTGTGGGGGAATGGCTATTAGCGATCTGGAATATTATTGTTTCCATCCCCCGCGCCTATTTCGAAGCCATAGAGATGATTATTTTTCCCCATCAACAGGAACAGGTGACTTTGGAGAGAGTCAGGGTAAACCGCATTCCAGCACTGATTTTTTTAGAGATATTCGTGATTACATTTACGCCGAAAACAATTGTTCTCAACTACCGTGAAGATGGTTACTACGAAGTCCACCGAGTAAAACGACAATGA
- a CDS encoding Na(+)/H(+) antiporter subunit B, whose protein sequence is MKIIATICSILICAKLLAIVTNADYDPGFNIVNAIAEFADIPNTVSAIILHNRLYDTIFEVTVFTIAIMGVGYLLANESPVQKVYQFTDAPSIVLARLGATIATLVGIELAIRGHLSPGGGFAAGVAGGTAIGLVAITSSWAYMEKIYKRWRANALEKISVAIFIVLAVLSLGGMELVYGKFGDLFSGGWIPILNILVAVKVALGSWSAILLFIRYRGLL, encoded by the coding sequence ATGAAAATTATTGCTACTATCTGCAGTATTCTTATCTGCGCGAAGCTGCTAGCGATTGTCACCAATGCTGACTACGACCCAGGCTTTAATATCGTGAATGCCATTGCGGAATTTGCCGATATCCCTAACACTGTCTCCGCTATTATTCTGCACAATCGCCTATACGATACTATTTTTGAGGTAACTGTATTTACTATTGCTATTATGGGCGTGGGTTACTTGCTAGCTAATGAATCCCCTGTGCAGAAAGTTTATCAATTTACTGATGCCCCCTCGATCGTTTTAGCAAGACTGGGAGCCACAATAGCCACGCTAGTAGGAATTGAGTTAGCCATTAGGGGTCATTTGAGTCCTGGGGGAGGATTTGCAGCGGGAGTAGCAGGGGGAACAGCAATTGGGCTAGTAGCAATCACTTCTTCCTGGGCATACATGGAAAAGATTTATAAACGTTGGCGGGCTAATGCTTTGGAGAAAATTTCCGTTGCCATATTTATTGTGCTAGCTGTGCTTAGTCTAGGGGGTATGGAGTTAGTTTATGGTAAATTTGGTGACTTATTCAGTGGGGGTTGGATTCCCATATTAAATATTTTGGTGGCTGTGAAAGTAGCTCTCGGTTCCTGGTCAGCTATTCTTTTGTTTATTCGTTATCGGGGTCTATTGTAA
- a CDS encoding cation:proton antiporter subunit C, which produces MLLFSVTAIVKALVLATVTIGFFGILWKKNLLMKIIAMDVMSTGVVAFYVFIAARRGLIAPIVADRSNLDYGDPVPQAVILTAIVIGLSIQALMLVGAIKIAKDHPTLEVSEIEGGK; this is translated from the coding sequence ATGTTGCTGTTTAGTGTTACAGCAATAGTTAAGGCGTTAGTGCTGGCAACAGTCACGATCGGTTTCTTTGGCATTCTCTGGAAAAAGAACTTGCTGATGAAAATTATTGCCATGGATGTGATGAGTACAGGGGTAGTGGCCTTTTATGTATTTATCGCTGCCCGCAGGGGGCTAATTGCACCAATTGTCGCCGACCGATCGAATTTGGATTATGGTGATCCTGTGCCCCAGGCAGTAATTCTCACAGCAATTGTCATTGGTTTATCGATCCAGGCGTTGATGCTAGTGGGAGCGATCAAAATAGCCAAGGATCATCCTACTTTAGAAGTAAGTGAAATTGAGGGTGGGAAATAG
- a CDS encoding TIGR03943 family protein encodes MTNRLTVDTLAILVWGVLFLRLWLTGQLFLLIHPNYKLLTIGAGFCLLGLGIRLLFKPQQTVLHNNLLPRQWSSGLLLMTGILGLVIPPRPFASDIAFQRGIDDSFAVVRGAQTFRRSNKPEQRTIVEWVRTLHVYPEPDAYRGQKVDVTGFVVHPSGLPSNYFLISRFVITCCAADVYPVGLLVKLENSDRTGYPPDRWLRIKGVMDTIEWQGKRKLAIIPQEIIPVSPPPNPYES; translated from the coding sequence ATGACCAACCGATTGACTGTGGACACCCTAGCTATTTTGGTATGGGGTGTCTTGTTTTTGCGTTTGTGGCTGACGGGGCAACTATTCCTATTAATTCATCCAAATTACAAATTACTAACAATTGGAGCAGGTTTTTGTCTCTTAGGGTTGGGGATTAGATTGCTGTTCAAACCACAACAAACAGTATTACACAACAATTTACTACCACGGCAGTGGAGCAGCGGATTGTTACTGATGACAGGCATTTTGGGTTTGGTAATACCACCCCGCCCTTTTGCTAGTGACATCGCTTTTCAACGGGGTATAGATGATAGTTTTGCTGTAGTCAGAGGTGCACAAACTTTCCGTCGCAGTAACAAACCAGAACAGCGGACGATCGTGGAATGGGTACGCACTTTGCATGTTTATCCTGAACCCGATGCCTATAGGGGACAAAAAGTTGATGTGACAGGATTTGTGGTGCATCCTTCTGGTCTTCCCAGTAACTACTTCTTGATTTCGCGCTTTGTGATTACCTGCTGTGCTGCTGATGTCTATCCTGTAGGTTTATTGGTTAAGCTAGAAAATAGTGACCGCACTGGGTATCCTCCCGATCGCTGGTTAAGGATTAAAGGTGTAATGGATACGATCGAGTGGCAAGGTAAGCGTAAATTAGCTATCATTCCCCAGGAAATCATACCTGTCTCCCCCCCCCCAAACCCCTACGAATCCTAA
- a CDS encoding chlorophyll A-B-binding protein, whose protein sequence is MRQRTSVVDERGLINNFAYEPPMYIDDEPRFGFTEFAEKWNGRFAMIGFVLLLAIEAVTGHGFVSILRSIY, encoded by the coding sequence ATGCGCCAACGCACCAGTGTTGTAGACGAACGTGGTTTAATTAACAACTTTGCCTATGAGCCGCCCATGTATATTGACGATGAACCCCGTTTTGGCTTTACGGAGTTTGCTGAGAAATGGAATGGACGGTTTGCCATGATTGGGTTTGTCCTGTTGTTGGCTATTGAGGCAGTTACAGGTCACGGATTTGTTAGCATTCTGCGCTCAATTTATTAG
- a CDS encoding DUF4040 domain-containing protein: MDELYLVPIVFLLPLSAVMVVIQTNPYTALVMRGILGAISALVYALLGAADVSLTDALVGTMLSITLYAIAVRASLSMRIGAIKLDKSDPILAPISRLLGKHFMRLEIVEFANSDDLNLALQKGDIHCQFDRSDMAGNRLVIRVPRLYEILTKESMPNLEIVLWEKREEPV; encoded by the coding sequence ATGGATGAGTTATACCTAGTACCGATCGTGTTTTTATTGCCTCTCAGTGCTGTCATGGTGGTAATTCAAACTAATCCCTATACCGCCCTAGTTATGCGGGGAATCTTGGGGGCTATTTCTGCACTGGTCTATGCCTTGCTAGGCGCAGCAGATGTCTCTTTGACTGATGCTTTAGTGGGCACCATGTTATCAATTACTCTTTATGCTATTGCAGTCAGGGCCTCTTTGAGTATGCGTATTGGTGCTATAAAACTAGATAAATCTGACCCTATACTGGCTCCAATTAGTAGGTTACTGGGCAAACACTTTATGCGACTGGAAATAGTGGAATTTGCTAATTCAGATGACCTCAACTTGGCTTTACAGAAAGGCGACATCCACTGCCAGTTTGACAGAAGTGATATGGCAGGCAATAGATTAGTAATCCGTGTACCCAGATTGTATGAAATTCTAACTAAGGAGTCTATGCCTAACCTGGAGATTGTCCTATGGGAGAAAAGGGAGGAACCAGTATGA